From a single Ursus arctos isolate Adak ecotype North America unplaced genomic scaffold, UrsArc2.0 scaffold_34, whole genome shotgun sequence genomic region:
- the HVCN1 gene encoding voltage-gated hydrogen channel 1 isoform X1 has protein sequence MGPLFRYLHVASSRRAKVAPAKRMSKFLKHFTVVGDDYHAWNINYKKWENEEDDEEEEQTPQAPASGEEGRGPDPVADPVPVPRPPLDFRATLRKLFSSHRFQVIIICLVILDALLVLAELILDLKIIELDKNDYAAMVFHYMSFAILTFFMMEIFFKLFVFRMEFFHHKFEILDAIVVVVSFILDFVLLFRKHQFEALGLLILLRLWRVARIINGIIISVKTRSERQLLRLKQMNIQLAAKIQHLEFSCSEKVRRHFRKCHLSAFSPVLLPARPSLGHCPWLGFPCPFRLGIASFPRAMPGPSTGYVGRLHQERCVHSALRSWGLLNNCHIPGEAQKVN, from the exons ATGGGGCCACTCTTCCGGTATTTACACGTG gCCAGCTCCCGCAGGGCCAAAGTGGCTCCAGCCAAGAGGATGAGCAAGTTCTTGAAGCACTTCACTGTCGTTGGGGACGATTACCATGCCTGGAACATCAACTACAAGAAATGGGAGAATGAGGAGGACgacgaggaggaggagcagaCACCACAAGCACCTGCCTCTGGCGAGGAGGGCAGAGGCCCCGACCCAGTGGCGGACCCTGTCCCCGTGCCCCGGCCCCCCCTTGACTTCAGGGCCACATTGAGGAAGCTCTTCAGCTCCCACAGGTTTCAG GTTATCATCATTTGCTTGGTCATTCTGGATGCCCTCCTGGTGCTTGCCGAGCTCATTCTGGACCTGAAGATCATCGAGCTTGACAAGAACGACTATGCCGCCATG GTGTTCCACTACATGAGCTTTGCCATCTTGACCTTTTTTAtgatggagattttttttaaattatttgtcttCCGCATGGAGTTCTTTCACCACAAGTTTGAAATCCTGGACGCCATTGTGGTGGTGGTATCCTTCATCCTTGACTTTGTCCTCCTGTTCCGAAAGCACCAGTTTGAGGCTCTCGGCCTGCTGATTCTGCTCCGGCTGTGGCGGGTGGCCCGGATCATCAACG GAATAATCATCTCAGTTAAGACACGTTCAGAACGGCAACTGCTGAGgttaaaacagatgaatatacAGTTGGCCGCCAAGATCCAACACCTTGAATTCAGCTGCTCTGAGAAGGTAAGAAGACACTTTAGGAAATGCCATCTGTCTGCCTTCAGTCCGGTGCTTCTCCCCGCCAGGCCCTCACTTGGACACTGCCCTTGGCTCGGCTTTCCTTGTCCTTTCAGATTAGGCATCGCCTCCTTCCCCAGAGCTATGCCAGGTCCCTCCACAGGCTACGTTGGCAGACTCCACCAGGAGCGTTGTGTTCATTCAGCTTTGCGTTCTTGGGGCCTACTGAATAATTGCCACATCCCTGGTGAGGCACAGAAGGTAAACTGA
- the HVCN1 gene encoding voltage-gated hydrogen channel 1 isoform X3 → MGPLFRYLHVASSRRAKVAPAKRMSKFLKHFTVVGDDYHAWNINYKKWENEEDDEEEEQTPQAPASGEEGRGPDPVADPVPVPRPPLDFRATLRKLFSSHRFQVIIICLVILDALLVLAELILDLKIIELDKNDYAAMVFHYMSFAILTFFMMEIFFKLFVFRMEFFHHKFEILDAIVVVVSFILDFVLLFRKHQFEALGLLILLRLWRVARIINGIIISVKTRSERQLLRLKQMNIQLAAKIQHLEFSCSEKEREIERLNKLLRQHGLLAEVN, encoded by the exons ATGGGGCCACTCTTCCGGTATTTACACGTG gCCAGCTCCCGCAGGGCCAAAGTGGCTCCAGCCAAGAGGATGAGCAAGTTCTTGAAGCACTTCACTGTCGTTGGGGACGATTACCATGCCTGGAACATCAACTACAAGAAATGGGAGAATGAGGAGGACgacgaggaggaggagcagaCACCACAAGCACCTGCCTCTGGCGAGGAGGGCAGAGGCCCCGACCCAGTGGCGGACCCTGTCCCCGTGCCCCGGCCCCCCCTTGACTTCAGGGCCACATTGAGGAAGCTCTTCAGCTCCCACAGGTTTCAG GTTATCATCATTTGCTTGGTCATTCTGGATGCCCTCCTGGTGCTTGCCGAGCTCATTCTGGACCTGAAGATCATCGAGCTTGACAAGAACGACTATGCCGCCATG GTGTTCCACTACATGAGCTTTGCCATCTTGACCTTTTTTAtgatggagattttttttaaattatttgtcttCCGCATGGAGTTCTTTCACCACAAGTTTGAAATCCTGGACGCCATTGTGGTGGTGGTATCCTTCATCCTTGACTTTGTCCTCCTGTTCCGAAAGCACCAGTTTGAGGCTCTCGGCCTGCTGATTCTGCTCCGGCTGTGGCGGGTGGCCCGGATCATCAACG GAATAATCATCTCAGTTAAGACACGTTCAGAACGGCAACTGCTGAGgttaaaacagatgaatatacAGTTGGCCGCCAAGATCCAACACCTTGAATTCAGCTGCTCTGAGAAG GAACGAGAAATTGAAAGACTGAACAAGCTATTGAGACAGCACGGACTTCTCGCTGAGGTCAACTAG
- the HVCN1 gene encoding voltage-gated hydrogen channel 1 isoform X4: MATWDEKASSRRAKVAPAKRMSKFLKHFTVVGDDYHAWNINYKKWENEEDDEEEEQTPQAPASGEEGRGPDPVADPVPVPRPPLDFRATLRKLFSSHRFQVIIICLVILDALLVLAELILDLKIIELDKNDYAAMVFHYMSFAILTFFMMEIFFKLFVFRMEFFHHKFEILDAIVVVVSFILDFVLLFRKHQFEALGLLILLRLWRVARIINGIIISVKTRSERQLLRLKQMNIQLAAKIQHLEFSCSEKEREIERLNKLLRQHGLLAEVN, from the exons gCCAGCTCCCGCAGGGCCAAAGTGGCTCCAGCCAAGAGGATGAGCAAGTTCTTGAAGCACTTCACTGTCGTTGGGGACGATTACCATGCCTGGAACATCAACTACAAGAAATGGGAGAATGAGGAGGACgacgaggaggaggagcagaCACCACAAGCACCTGCCTCTGGCGAGGAGGGCAGAGGCCCCGACCCAGTGGCGGACCCTGTCCCCGTGCCCCGGCCCCCCCTTGACTTCAGGGCCACATTGAGGAAGCTCTTCAGCTCCCACAGGTTTCAG GTTATCATCATTTGCTTGGTCATTCTGGATGCCCTCCTGGTGCTTGCCGAGCTCATTCTGGACCTGAAGATCATCGAGCTTGACAAGAACGACTATGCCGCCATG GTGTTCCACTACATGAGCTTTGCCATCTTGACCTTTTTTAtgatggagattttttttaaattatttgtcttCCGCATGGAGTTCTTTCACCACAAGTTTGAAATCCTGGACGCCATTGTGGTGGTGGTATCCTTCATCCTTGACTTTGTCCTCCTGTTCCGAAAGCACCAGTTTGAGGCTCTCGGCCTGCTGATTCTGCTCCGGCTGTGGCGGGTGGCCCGGATCATCAACG GAATAATCATCTCAGTTAAGACACGTTCAGAACGGCAACTGCTGAGgttaaaacagatgaatatacAGTTGGCCGCCAAGATCCAACACCTTGAATTCAGCTGCTCTGAGAAG GAACGAGAAATTGAAAGACTGAACAAGCTATTGAGACAGCACGGACTTCTCGCTGAGGTCAACTAG
- the HVCN1 gene encoding voltage-gated hydrogen channel 1 isoform X2, producing MATWDEKASSRRAKVAPAKRMSKFLKHFTVVGDDYHAWNINYKKWENEEDDEEEEQTPQAPASGEEGRGPDPVADPVPVPRPPLDFRATLRKLFSSHRFQVIIICLVILDALLVLAELILDLKIIELDKNDYAAMVFHYMSFAILTFFMMEIFFKLFVFRMEFFHHKFEILDAIVVVVSFILDFVLLFRKHQFEALGLLILLRLWRVARIINGIIISVKTRSERQLLRLKQMNIQLAAKIQHLEFSCSEKVRRHFRKCHLSAFSPVLLPARPSLGHCPWLGFPCPFRLGIASFPRAMPGPSTGYVGRLHQERCVHSALRSWGLLNNCHIPGEAQKVN from the exons gCCAGCTCCCGCAGGGCCAAAGTGGCTCCAGCCAAGAGGATGAGCAAGTTCTTGAAGCACTTCACTGTCGTTGGGGACGATTACCATGCCTGGAACATCAACTACAAGAAATGGGAGAATGAGGAGGACgacgaggaggaggagcagaCACCACAAGCACCTGCCTCTGGCGAGGAGGGCAGAGGCCCCGACCCAGTGGCGGACCCTGTCCCCGTGCCCCGGCCCCCCCTTGACTTCAGGGCCACATTGAGGAAGCTCTTCAGCTCCCACAGGTTTCAG GTTATCATCATTTGCTTGGTCATTCTGGATGCCCTCCTGGTGCTTGCCGAGCTCATTCTGGACCTGAAGATCATCGAGCTTGACAAGAACGACTATGCCGCCATG GTGTTCCACTACATGAGCTTTGCCATCTTGACCTTTTTTAtgatggagattttttttaaattatttgtcttCCGCATGGAGTTCTTTCACCACAAGTTTGAAATCCTGGACGCCATTGTGGTGGTGGTATCCTTCATCCTTGACTTTGTCCTCCTGTTCCGAAAGCACCAGTTTGAGGCTCTCGGCCTGCTGATTCTGCTCCGGCTGTGGCGGGTGGCCCGGATCATCAACG GAATAATCATCTCAGTTAAGACACGTTCAGAACGGCAACTGCTGAGgttaaaacagatgaatatacAGTTGGCCGCCAAGATCCAACACCTTGAATTCAGCTGCTCTGAGAAGGTAAGAAGACACTTTAGGAAATGCCATCTGTCTGCCTTCAGTCCGGTGCTTCTCCCCGCCAGGCCCTCACTTGGACACTGCCCTTGGCTCGGCTTTCCTTGTCCTTTCAGATTAGGCATCGCCTCCTTCCCCAGAGCTATGCCAGGTCCCTCCACAGGCTACGTTGGCAGACTCCACCAGGAGCGTTGTGTTCATTCAGCTTTGCGTTCTTGGGGCCTACTGAATAATTGCCACATCCCTGGTGAGGCACAGAAGGTAAACTGA